One window from the genome of Bacillus weihaiensis encodes:
- a CDS encoding YqcI/YcgG family protein: protein MGELFEKIWFDEHLQTLSDWKKDAYESFSTIIADKDNTYPCIPGRQGFLTNNLRFSFAGDPRKVDSAKELSLALREYGKCSRETGKYASLVTFFETPKDLLDQFDVEDYRELFWKVLNQVTAFDEKEWPEDIPTDPTDHKWEFCFDGEPYFAFCATPAHEVRRSRHFPCFLLAFQPRWVFEEINDSTVFGQKMKKSIRKRLVEYDGMPGHPDLKWYGQSDNHEWKQYFLSDNETSPSKCPFMRMQQTLPNFTQKS from the coding sequence GTGGGAGAACTTTTTGAGAAGATATGGTTCGACGAACATTTACAAACGCTTTCCGACTGGAAAAAAGATGCTTATGAATCCTTTTCAACAATCATCGCTGATAAGGATAATACGTACCCTTGTATACCAGGTCGCCAGGGGTTTTTAACAAATAATCTCCGCTTTAGCTTTGCCGGAGATCCACGTAAAGTTGATTCAGCAAAAGAACTTTCCCTTGCATTAAGAGAGTATGGAAAATGTTCTAGAGAAACCGGTAAATACGCATCACTTGTTACTTTTTTCGAGACACCTAAAGATTTACTTGATCAATTTGATGTAGAGGATTATCGTGAGTTATTTTGGAAGGTACTAAATCAAGTAACAGCATTTGATGAGAAAGAATGGCCAGAGGATATCCCAACAGACCCTACAGACCATAAGTGGGAATTTTGTTTCGACGGTGAGCCGTACTTTGCTTTTTGTGCAACACCAGCTCACGAAGTGCGAAGAAGTCGTCATTTTCCGTGTTTTTTGCTCGCCTTTCAGCCTAGATGGGTTTTTGAAGAAATCAATGATTCAACTGTGTTTGGACAGAAAATGAAGAAGTCAATCCGAAAGCGCCTTGTAGAATATGATGGAATGCCAGGACATCCTGACTTAAAATGGTACGGTCAAAGTGATAATCACGAATGGAAGCAGTACTTTTTAAGTGATAATGAAACAAGTCCTTCTAAATGTCCGTTTATGAGAATGCAACAGACGCTACCTAACTTTACTCAGAAATCATAA
- a CDS encoding LysE family translocator, translated as MNAFFSYMLLGISLSAPIGPINAAQLNKGIHNGFFHAWLVGLGAMFADVLFMLLIYFGVAQFLTTPFMKSFLWLFGFFILMYTGFESIKSAKNTLQPGITMNESRGKSFRTGFFMALSNPLNILFWLGIYGSVLAKTSDTYSDLQLIIYSGGIFIGILIWDVVMAGIASTFKKFMSTRALQFISVCAGLCLIGFGLYFGYEAYKFIFLK; from the coding sequence ATGAACGCATTTTTTAGTTATATGCTTCTTGGCATTTCACTCTCAGCACCGATCGGTCCCATTAATGCTGCACAATTAAACAAAGGAATTCATAATGGCTTTTTTCATGCATGGCTTGTAGGACTTGGGGCAATGTTCGCAGATGTTTTATTCATGCTTCTCATTTATTTTGGTGTCGCTCAATTTTTGACAACCCCATTTATGAAATCCTTTCTCTGGTTGTTTGGATTCTTTATCCTTATGTATACTGGATTTGAAAGTATTAAATCGGCAAAAAACACGTTACAACCAGGTATCACGATGAATGAATCCCGCGGTAAATCATTTCGGACAGGTTTTTTCATGGCGTTATCAAACCCACTTAACATTTTATTTTGGCTAGGTATTTATGGTTCTGTTTTAGCAAAAACGAGTGACACGTATAGTGATCTACAACTAATCATCTATAGTGGTGGAATATTTATTGGGATTTTAATTTGGGATGTTGTGATGGCAGGTATTGCAAGTACCTTTAAGAAATTCATGAGTACTCGTGCTCTTCAATTCATCTCTGTCTGTGCAGGACTTTGTTTAATTGGCTTTGGCCTGTACTTTGGATATGAGGCTTACAAATTTATTTTTCTTAAGTAA
- a CDS encoding YeeE/YedE family protein has translation MQKPQVFFGLLAAIILFSVIVMTTTLTQGVLFVIGLALGITLLYARFGFTSAFRRLLSVGNVQGLQAHMLMLAIASTLFAIILSTGFSFTGIEPKGYVSPVGMSVLVGSFLFGIGMQLGNGCASGTLYSVGGGSSSMIITLLSFIVGSTVGAYHFTFWMEETPALAPISLAETTGFGYFGAWALQMVAFAAIYFLTVWIAKKKNPPMMKPLPTTVGWKRYFRGAWPLFAAAIVLALLNALTLTVRGNPWGITSAFALWGGKALMAVGIDVTTWGYFSGANAEALTNTVLADSTSVMNFGIIIGAFLSAAVQGTFKPKKIKPGVAGAAIVGGLLMGYGARLAFGCNIGAYFGGIASFSLHGWVWMVMAMLGTFLALFIRPLFGLKNPKPTDSIC, from the coding sequence ATGCAAAAGCCACAGGTTTTCTTTGGTTTACTAGCTGCGATCATTCTATTTAGCGTCATTGTGATGACAACTACGCTTACACAAGGTGTCTTATTTGTCATTGGGTTAGCGTTAGGAATAACGTTACTTTATGCTCGTTTTGGCTTTACTTCTGCCTTTAGAAGATTATTATCAGTGGGAAATGTGCAAGGACTTCAAGCTCATATGCTGATGCTTGCAATTGCCTCAACATTATTTGCAATCATTTTGAGTACAGGTTTTAGTTTCACTGGCATTGAACCAAAAGGCTATGTATCTCCCGTAGGAATGAGTGTATTAGTAGGTTCCTTCTTATTTGGAATTGGAATGCAACTAGGAAACGGCTGTGCATCGGGTACACTTTATTCGGTAGGTGGTGGTTCATCATCTATGATTATTACGTTACTTTCATTTATTGTAGGGTCTACTGTAGGTGCGTATCATTTCACATTTTGGATGGAAGAAACACCCGCACTTGCACCTATCTCTTTAGCAGAAACAACAGGCTTTGGTTACTTTGGCGCCTGGGCACTTCAAATGGTTGCTTTTGCAGCAATCTATTTTTTAACGGTTTGGATTGCTAAGAAGAAAAATCCGCCAATGATGAAGCCACTCCCAACAACAGTGGGGTGGAAACGATATTTCCGTGGAGCGTGGCCGCTTTTTGCAGCTGCTATTGTTTTGGCTTTATTAAATGCTCTCACTTTAACAGTGCGTGGTAACCCTTGGGGAATTACATCCGCCTTTGCGTTATGGGGTGGAAAGGCATTGATGGCGGTTGGCATTGATGTGACAACATGGGGATATTTCTCTGGGGCAAATGCTGAAGCATTAACCAACACTGTTTTAGCGGATTCAACTAGTGTCATGAATTTCGGAATTATTATTGGAGCATTCTTATCTGCTGCAGTACAAGGGACATTCAAGCCGAAAAAAATCAAGCCAGGTGTCGCTGGAGCAGCTATTGTCGGTGGTCTGTTAATGGGTTATGGAGCACGCCTTGCTTTTGGCTGTAATATTGGAGCGTACTTCGGTGGAATTGCTTCATTCAGTCTTCACGGCTGGGTTTGGATGGTTATGGCGATGCTCGGAACTTTCTTAGCATTATTCATTCGTCCATTATTCGGTCTGAAAAATCCGAAGCCTACAGATAGTATTTGCTAA